ACTTGAAATTGCTTGATGATTTGTATCATGGTCATATCCCCAGTTATTCGATGGAAAAACGCTATATCCGCAGTGATGGCGAGGTGGTGTGGGCGCTACTGGTGGTCAGTGTGGTGCGAGACCATGAGCAACAGCCGCTCTATTACATCTCGCAGGTTGAAGATATTAATGATCTGAAAAAGAGCGAGATTGTTAACCGCCGCCTGATGGAACGTATCACACTGGCAAACGAAGCCGGTGGTATTGGTATCTGGGAATTGGATATCAGAAAGCAGCTGATCAGTTGGGATAAACGGATGTATGAGCTTTATCATATCCCGTTCAATACCCCCGTTGACGAGACCGTCTGGCAACAATACATTCACCCAGAAGATATCAACCGCGTAAAGCGTGAATACAGTGCGGCGCTCACTCAGCGTCAGCCGTACCGGCTGGATTTCAGGCTATTGCTGCCTAATGGCGATATCGTCCATTTGCGTAATCAAGCCAATATGATTTGCGACAAAAATGGCAATATTCTGCGCCTGATGGGTACCACGCTGGATATGACGGAAATCAGAAACCTGACTGAAGCGCTACATGAAGAGAAAGAGCGATTACATATCACTCTCGATTCCATCGGCGAAGCAGTGGTGTGTACTGATCAGGAAATGAAAATCACCTTTATGAATCCGGTGGCGGAGAAAATGACCGGTTGGGCCAATACCATCGCACTCGGTCAGCCCATACAGCATATTATTAAGCTGACCAACGGCGTCGATGGGCCGGAAATTGATAATCCAATAGAACATTGTCTCACCCATCGTCCTCACTCCTCGTTGAATGAGTCAATCGTGTTACATCATCGCGACGGGCAGTATTACGACATTCAGGAGTCTGTCGCCCCACTGAAAACACTGGAAGGAACCGTTGTCGGGGCAGTACTGGTGTTCCAGGATGTCGGCGAGTCGCGCGCAATGATGCGCAAGCTCAGCCACAGCGCCTCTCACGATAATCTTACCGGGCTGCCAAATCGCGCCAATTTTGAAAATAAGCTGAAGGCAGCTATCCAGAACAGCATCGACTTTGACCAACAACACGCGCTGGCCTTCCTTGATCTGGACTATTTCAAAGCGGTTAACGACACCGCCGGGCACCCTGCTGGCGATGCGCTGCTCAAAGAACTCAGTCAGTTAATGCGCCAGCATCTGCGCAACAGTGATTGTGTCGCACGGCTCGGTGGCGATGAATTTGGTTTACTGATGCTCAATTGCACCCTGCCTCATGCCAAAGCTATCACCCAAAGTCTGGTATCCATGATCAATGGCTATCATTTCTACTGGGAAGATAAGCTGTACCGTATAGGAGCCAGTGCCGGTGTCACACAAATCAGTAGCAGCAACAGTCAGCGCAGTGAAATCATGGCGCAGGCTGATATCGCCTGCTATACCGCCAAGCACAGCGGGCGTGGTCAGGTTTATCTCTATCAGCCGAGGCAAAAGCAGCTGTTAGCTCGCCAGCACGAATTGCTGAGTCGCGAAGAGGTAGAAAGCATTCTCAGCGAGAATCAACTGTTGCTACAGGTTACCCCGACCGCACCGCCTAAAACGCCGTTGTCAGTATGTTTCTATCAGGTCAGTTTGGAGATTGATCGGCCACAAAGCCCGCTGGTCAGCCAGTCTGCCTTTGAGGAGGCGGCAACGTTGTATAACTTGCTGCCGAAAGTCGACAGTTGGATATGCGAGCAATTGTTAGTTGATCACGCCCAGGCCATTCATCAGAAAGGGCTGGCGCTGGCGGTCCCACTGTCTGAAGTGGCTCTGCTCCAAGAAGATTTTCGCCAGTCACTGCTCAACTTGCTGCAACAGACTCTACTGCCCCCACAGAGCCTGTATTGGATGATAGATGAGTCCACATTGCTGCAATACCCGTTTGCGATTGGTAACTTCCTCGCCAAACTGCAACAGCTGGGCTGCAAGCTGATTGTGAAAGAGTTTGGCCATAATTTGAATGATTTTGAATTATTAGCTGAGCACCGCATTGATTACCTGAAATTTAACAGCGAATTAATCGCCCATATTCATATTAATCAAATGGACGAAGTGCTGATATCCATCATCAATGGCACGGCACAGCGCGCGAATATCGCTACACTGGCAGGCCCGGTAGAATTACCGCCAACCTTGAGTAAATTGATTGATATCGGTGTTGATTTAGCCGACGGCACAATGATTGGCCACACTGAACCCTTATCTGAAGTGCTTAACAGCGGCTATTTCGCGATAAAATAGCGCGATAAAATAGCCCGATATCCTGTCTTGACGATTGCCCCACTGCCCACTCTAAGGTAAAGTCGCCCCCTTTTATTTGGCCTGGGGGCAATTATGTTCATTGGATTTGACTACGGCACAGCAAACTGCTCAGTTGCCGTGATGCGGGATGATGCTCCCGAGTTGCTGGTGCTGGAGAATAATGACGTCTATTTGCCCTCGATGTTATGCGCCCCTACCCGCGAAGCGGTGAGTGAGTGCCTGCACCGCCACTGGCAGGTGCCCACCGGCAGTGACGAAAACCAGCAACTGTTACGCCGCGCCATGGCGTTCAATCGCGAAGAAGATATTCCGGTGACAGCTGACAGTTTAATGTTCGGCCTGTCAGCGCTGGCTCACTATATTGAAGACCCCGAAGAAGTTTACTTTGTAAAATCGCCTAAATCCTTTTTGGGTGCCAATGGATTGAAACCGCAACAGTTGGCGCTGTTTGAGGATTTAGTCTGCGCCATGATGTTCCATATCAAACGCCAGGCAGAATCGGTATTGGCAGCTGAAATCAGCCAGACAGTGATTGGCCGCCCGGTTAACTTTCAGGGTTCCGGCGGTGAAGAGGCCAACCAACAAGCTGAAGGTATTTTACTGCGTGCCGCGCAACGCGCTGGTTTTCGCGATATCGCCTTCCAGTTTGAACCGGTGGCCGCCGGGTTGGATTTTGAAGCCACACTAACCAGTGAGAAAACTGTGTTGGTGGTAGATATTGGCGGCGGGACCACTGACTGTTCAGTGCTGCTGATGGGGCCAAAATGGCAAGGTCTGGCCGATCGCCAGCAAAGCCTGTTAGGGCACAGTGGTTGCCGTGTCGGTGGGAATGACCTCGATATCATGTTGGCATTCAAGCAACTGATGCCACTGTTTGGTATGGGCAGCGAAACCGAAAAAGGGATTGCGATGCCGTCGTTACCTTACTGGAATGCCGTTGCCACCAATGATGTTCCGGCCCAGAGCGATTTCTATAGCACAGTTAATGGCCGTTTCCTGCGCGATTTGATCCGTGATGCCGCTAATCCGCAGCAAGTTGAGCTTCTGCTGAAAGTCTATCAACAGCGCTTAAGTTACCGCCTGGTGCGGGCCGCAGAAGAGAGCAAAATTGCGCTTTCCGAGCAACAACAGGTCGCCGCGGCACTGGATTTTGTGCAACCAGAGTTGGGGCAAACTATCAGCCAGCAACAGCTCGCCGAAGCTATCTCCCAGCCATTACAGCGCATTCAAGAGCAAGTCAACCTGGCGCTCGCCACCAGCCACGTCACACCGGATGTGATTTACCTGACCGGCGGTAGCGCCCGCTCCCCGCTACTACGCGCGGCCTTACAGCAGCAATTGCCGGGTATTCCATTAGTGGGGGGTAATGATTTTGGCTCCGTCACCGCTGGGTTGGCGAGGTGGGCGCAGACGCTATACCGGTGATATTGATGGTGGTGATGAGTGATTGGTTCGGTTGTTAGAGAATCAGATCATTGTTGCGATTGATAGTCACAGGATTATCTGGTTCGGTTGTTAGAGCTTCACGGCTCACTTAACCTCCGATGAACCAACCGCCAAAGGGGGCAGCGGCCCCCTTGTGGAATCCCGCGCTTGCGCCCGTATCGCTTGCCCACTGCGTGGGTTCCCTCACTCATCATTTCGCTGACGGACCGGGCCGATTCGCATCCATGCTCAAGCGGCCCTCACTCGGCATCCATGCCTCGCGTCCTGGCTTCATTCTTCACTCGGCGGCTCAAATGTGCTTTTAACATCAAGGTCAAAAACCATGGTTTTGATTTTGAGCGCAATCTGAGATATTGCCGACAAGGAGGGAGGGCCAAGTGAGCCGTGAAGTTTTAACAACCGAACTAACTTCTAACTTCTAACTTCTAACTTCTAACTTCTAACTTCTAACTTCTAATAAAATATCAACCGCCCCCCACCAAACTAATCCCCCTCCTGATTCGATTAAGTTTTAATCCCCATTCCGAACTATTCCGTTACCCCCCCTCTTCCACACCCCTTAATGACTATTTTAAGACCCTATTCCAAGTGATTAATAAACTCCTCCACCTTATTAAATTCTCACTATCTTTTACCCGGTATTAATTCCGAAAAAGAAACTTCCCTCATCACACTTCAGGTCACTATATTAGCTCCCAAGATGAAACGGCAACAAACACCTTTCATTGCAAAATCGGCCATTGGGGCCAAACAAATTAACTATTAAACATTACTATTAACTACCGCGAACTATTTCGCACTGGAGCTTTATTATGAATATCACTATGAAAAAGAAACTGATTGTTACCTCTTTACTGGCTGCCTCGGTATTTGCCTCTGCGGCAAATGCCGCGAATGGTACAATTAATGTTACAGGCAAAATTACAGCAAGCCCATGTTCTATAGATACAGCAAAATCAACTGCTACTCTGGATCTTGGAAGTATTAATCTGAACAGTAAAGATACTATTCCCGCCGAAAAAGAAATTACAATCAGTCTTAAAGACTGTCCATTCACCGCCCAAACTGCCACGGTAAAATTTACCGGTACAGCAGATGGGGATAATTTCAAGTTTGATGGTGGTGCTAAAGGCTATGCATTGCAACTAATTGATATCGATGGCTCAACGCCGATCAAGAATAATGTTGATGCCAACGCTCTGAACATGACAGGCCAAGCTACTCATGACCTAAAATACAAAGCTAAATTTATCAAGACCGGTACTGCTATTACTGACTTCCAAGCTGCTTCCCAAGCTACTGGTGATGTAAATGTATCGTTAAATTACGAAATAACATTTAACTAATTCCCTCCCGCGTTAATACCTTTATTAGCGGTGTATTTGTTGTGTCTTTACCGCCCCGATATTTTATTTGTCGGGGCAGTAATTTTTATTATTTATTGTTGCCACCAAGGCAATAAATTAATCTACTCAGAGAGAAAAACCATGCCGTGGTTAAAATCGTTATTCTTTATCGCCTGTTTAACCGGCGTGATGCAGTCAGCTCAGGCCGGTGTTGCTATCGGCGGCACACGTGTTATTTATGACGGGGCCAAAAAAGAAGCCACTTTATCCGTTAACAATCAGGATAAAAACATCCCTTATTTAATTCAAAGCTGGGTCGATAATATCGAGGCCACCAATCATAATAAAGTGCCCTTTATTATCACCCCACCATTATTCCGTTTAGATGGCGGGCAGGAAAGTAACCTGCGAATTTTGTTCACCGGCGGTAATTTGCCGCAAGACCGCGAATCGGTGCATTGGCTGAATGTCAAAACCATTCCATCCAGTAAAAAAACTAATGGCAACCAGTTATTTATCTCGATTAAAAACCGCATCAAATTATTTTACCGCCCGGCAGGGCTAGCCGGTAACGCCGCTGATGCTTATAAAGCGCTGAGCTTCTCGCGCCACGGTAAGCAATTGCAAGTGAGCAACCCCACCGCCTATTACGTCTCCTTCCATACCCTGAAAGTGGGTGGCAGTGAGATCAAAGGCGCGCTGATGGTTGCCCCCAAAGGCATCCTGAGCGTTGACCTCCCTGCGGGTGCTGCCGGTGTCGTGAGCTGGCAGGCGATTAATGATTTTGGCGGCACTTCCGATGTTGCCACTGCCACCTTATAAATCCGGATTAACCACCATGACGCAGCTTCATTTTGCTTTACCTCCTGCTCGCCGCGCTTTAGGGTTGGCGATTCAGTTGGCGCTGGGATTAACCGCCTTATCGGCCCCCGCCTGGGCTGAAGATTATTTCAATCCCAGCTCGTTAGAAATCAAGGACGCCAGCTACGCGGCGATTGACCTCAGTATTTTCTCCCAATCGGGCGCACAGTTACCCGGGACTTATCGGGTGGATATCTATCTTAACGGCCAGCAGATAGAAACGCGTGATGTCACCTTTATTGAAGATAACGGCAGCTTATTGGCCGAAATCACCCCGCAGCAATTAGCCGATTTAGGGGTGAAAGTAGCGGCCTTCCCGGCTCTGCAACAGCAACCGGCCGACCTGCCTGTTACACAATTGGGTAAATTTATCCCCGCCGCCAGCAGCAGTTTTGATTTTAATAAACAGCGGCTGGATGTGAGTATTCCGCAGGCGGCGCTCAACAGTCAGGCGCGTGGCTATATTGACCCTAAACAGTGGGATCAAGGCCTTCCTGCGCTGATGGTCAATTACAACCTGAGCGGGGCTAATCGCTGGCAAGATAACCGACCGGGCAGCAACAGCAACCACTTCCTCAACCTGCGCAGCGGGCTGAACTGGGGGCCGTGGCGCTTGCGTAACTATTCCACCTATAGCCAAAGTAGCAATGGCGAGCCGCAGTGGAATAACCTGACCAATACTTTACAGCGCGATATTCATGCCATCAAAGGCCAACTGACCCTGGGCGACAGCTACACCCCCGGCGATATCCTGAGCGGGGTGCCATTCCGTGGCGCGCAGTTAGCCTCTGATGACAGTATGTTGCCCGACAGCTTGCGCGGTTTTGCCCCGCTGGTGCGCGGTATTGCTGACAGCAACGCGCAGGTTACCATTCGCCAGAACAATAATGTGATTTACCAAACCTATGTGCCACCGGGGGCTTTTGAAATTAATGACCTGTTCCCCACCTCTTCCAGTGGCGATTTGGAAGTGACCATCAAAGAAACCGATGGCCGCGAGCGCAGCTTTAAACAGGCGTTTTCTTCCGCGCCGATTATGCAGCGCGAGGGCAGCCTAAAATATGCGCTGAGCGCCGGTCAATATCGTGGCGGTGGCAATGGCAGCCCCACCCCGAACTTTGCCCAGACCTCGCTGGCCTACGGCATGCCGTACGGCTTTACCCTGTATAACGGCTTATTGATTTCATCTGATTATCAGGCCGGTGCGCTGGGGGTGGGAATAGGTTTAGGTAGCATGGGGTCGGTATCAGCGGATGTAACGCAAGCCAAAACCACTTTTAGCGATCAAACTACCCGGCAGGGGCAATCTTATCGGCTACAATATGCCAAAAGCATTACCGCTACCGGCACTAACTTCTCGCTCGGCAGCCACCGTTATTCCACGGAAGGTTTTTATGATTTCAGTGAAGCCAATCAACTGAGCGACGTGGGCAGCATTCATTCGCTGGGGCGCAACAATAATAAGCGCAGCCGTACTCAGTTGCATATCAGTCAGTCACTAAATGATTTCGGTAGTTTGTACCTTTCGGCTTATCAACAGGATTACTGGCAGCGCAAAGGTTACGAACGCAATGCCACGCTGGGCTACAACATTTCGCTCTCGGGCATTAGCTATAGCCTGAACTACAGCTATAGCCAAACCCCCGGCCAGCAACAAAACGACCAGCGCGCCAGCTTGAGTGTCAATATCCCATTGGGTCGCCATAACTGGGCCAATTACAGTATTAACACCAGCAAAGGCGGGGCCACCAGTCAGCAGTTGGGCCTGAGTGGCAGTGCACTGGCAGATGATAATCTCAGCTACCACCTGCAACAGAGCCGCAGCAATCACGGC
The sequence above is drawn from the Yersinia enterocolitica subsp. enterocolitica genome and encodes:
- a CDS encoding diguanylate cyclase, encoding MDLSAAEKPAPDNKTLLHITIISIVVFLLALFCIRLSEQSENLAPLWFPTAVLMVALFHHPMRYWSWQLLAAGISIIAANFILYGISWFPLPLTLINLTEATAGAWLLRKFLQPKDPLNNLFSWLKFSVCTVILVPLLSGLAAAWYLAPQNGSFTQVLTVWFMSEAIGMLALGPVGLLYRRGYFNITNKTKALFDMIWMMIVSLSACYIGLMYLPFPFTFIIMALIWTSIRLPRFETFTICFLATLLIAMMINFNLFTLQVDTKLSVQAFSFIPLLMVLIPPHAMAMVMHAFRMEKEHIVESENRFRNAMEYSAIGMALVSPEGKWMQVNQALCKLLGYRQETLLTLTFQQITHPEDLSADLKLLDDLYHGHIPSYSMEKRYIRSDGEVVWALLVVSVVRDHEQQPLYYISQVEDINDLKKSEIVNRRLMERITLANEAGGIGIWELDIRKQLISWDKRMYELYHIPFNTPVDETVWQQYIHPEDINRVKREYSAALTQRQPYRLDFRLLLPNGDIVHLRNQANMICDKNGNILRLMGTTLDMTEIRNLTEALHEEKERLHITLDSIGEAVVCTDQEMKITFMNPVAEKMTGWANTIALGQPIQHIIKLTNGVDGPEIDNPIEHCLTHRPHSSLNESIVLHHRDGQYYDIQESVAPLKTLEGTVVGAVLVFQDVGESRAMMRKLSHSASHDNLTGLPNRANFENKLKAAIQNSIDFDQQHALAFLDLDYFKAVNDTAGHPAGDALLKELSQLMRQHLRNSDCVARLGGDEFGLLMLNCTLPHAKAITQSLVSMINGYHFYWEDKLYRIGASAGVTQISSSNSQRSEIMAQADIACYTAKHSGRGQVYLYQPRQKQLLARQHELLSREEVESILSENQLLLQVTPTAPPKTPLSVCFYQVSLEIDRPQSPLVSQSAFEEAATLYNLLPKVDSWICEQLLVDHAQAIHQKGLALAVPLSEVALLQEDFRQSLLNLLQQTLLPPQSLYWMIDESTLLQYPFAIGNFLAKLQQLGCKLIVKEFGHNLNDFELLAEHRIDYLKFNSELIAHIHINQMDEVLISIINGTAQRANIATLAGPVELPPTLSKLIDIGVDLADGTMIGHTEPLSEVLNSGYFAIK
- the yegD gene encoding molecular chaperone, which encodes MFIGFDYGTANCSVAVMRDDAPELLVLENNDVYLPSMLCAPTREAVSECLHRHWQVPTGSDENQQLLRRAMAFNREEDIPVTADSLMFGLSALAHYIEDPEEVYFVKSPKSFLGANGLKPQQLALFEDLVCAMMFHIKRQAESVLAAEISQTVIGRPVNFQGSGGEEANQQAEGILLRAAQRAGFRDIAFQFEPVAAGLDFEATLTSEKTVLVVDIGGGTTDCSVLLMGPKWQGLADRQQSLLGHSGCRVGGNDLDIMLAFKQLMPLFGMGSETEKGIAMPSLPYWNAVATNDVPAQSDFYSTVNGRFLRDLIRDAANPQQVELLLKVYQQRLSYRLVRAAEESKIALSEQQQVAAALDFVQPELGQTISQQQLAEAISQPLQRIQEQVNLALATSHVTPDVIYLTGGSARSPLLRAALQQQLPGIPLVGGNDFGSVTAGLARWAQTLYR
- a CDS encoding fimbrial protein, translating into MNITMKKKLIVTSLLAASVFASAANAANGTINVTGKITASPCSIDTAKSTATLDLGSINLNSKDTIPAEKEITISLKDCPFTAQTATVKFTGTADGDNFKFDGGAKGYALQLIDIDGSTPIKNNVDANALNMTGQATHDLKYKAKFIKTGTAITDFQAASQATGDVNVSLNYEITFN
- a CDS encoding fimbrial biogenesis chaperone, producing the protein MPWLKSLFFIACLTGVMQSAQAGVAIGGTRVIYDGAKKEATLSVNNQDKNIPYLIQSWVDNIEATNHNKVPFIITPPLFRLDGGQESNLRILFTGGNLPQDRESVHWLNVKTIPSSKKTNGNQLFISIKNRIKLFYRPAGLAGNAADAYKALSFSRHGKQLQVSNPTAYYVSFHTLKVGGSEIKGALMVAPKGILSVDLPAGAAGVVSWQAINDFGGTSDVATATL
- a CDS encoding fimbria/pilus outer membrane usher protein — protein: MILAALPMLPLPPYKSGLTTMTQLHFALPPARRALGLAIQLALGLTALSAPAWAEDYFNPSSLEIKDASYAAIDLSIFSQSGAQLPGTYRVDIYLNGQQIETRDVTFIEDNGSLLAEITPQQLADLGVKVAAFPALQQQPADLPVTQLGKFIPAASSSFDFNKQRLDVSIPQAALNSQARGYIDPKQWDQGLPALMVNYNLSGANRWQDNRPGSNSNHFLNLRSGLNWGPWRLRNYSTYSQSSNGEPQWNNLTNTLQRDIHAIKGQLTLGDSYTPGDILSGVPFRGAQLASDDSMLPDSLRGFAPLVRGIADSNAQVTIRQNNNVIYQTYVPPGAFEINDLFPTSSSGDLEVTIKETDGRERSFKQAFSSAPIMQREGSLKYALSAGQYRGGGNGSPTPNFAQTSLAYGMPYGFTLYNGLLISSDYQAGALGVGIGLGSMGSVSADVTQAKTTFSDQTTRQGQSYRLQYAKSITATGTNFSLGSHRYSTEGFYDFSEANQLSDVGSIHSLGRNNNKRSRTQLHISQSLNDFGSLYLSAYQQDYWQRKGYERNATLGYNISLSGISYSLNYSYSQTPGQQQNDQRASLSVNIPLGRHNWANYSINTSKGGATSQQLGLSGSALADDNLSYHLQQSRSNHGGGNSGSLSSSYSGAYGQMNAGYSFGSNSRQLNYGLSGGVLAHPYGVTLSQSQSDTLVLVRAPGASGVGVSSGRGVKTDWRGYAVVPYASAYRQNNVALDTQSMGDNIDMDITSQNVVPTRGAVVLANFQPRLGSRVLINLSYQGKPVPFGAMASLQDDGADSANSSIVGDGGQVYLSGVPDNGNLLVQWGNQDKQQCQVKFTLPAADTNTTSAVRILDAVCR